The sequence caagcagctgtcctctgagcctccttttctccaggagaaACGACCCAGATCCTCAGAAGActcctgctccagacccttcaccagcttcattgcccttccctgtacacactccagcacctcaatgtccaaaactgaacacagtattcaagggtggggctcaccagtgccaagtacagggacaggatcacttccctactcctgctggtcacactaatcctgatacagaccaggatgctgttggccttggccacctgagcaccttgctggctcatgttcatatCACTGTtgaccagcagccccaggtccttttctgccaggccactttccagccactctgcccctagCCCATAGTGTTGtatggggttattgtgacccaagtgcaagacCCAGTACGTGGCCTTATTAAGTTTCAtaccactggcctcagcccattaatccaggctgtccagatccctctgcaggcCATTCCTACTGTCTAGCAGATTAACACTCCTCCCATCTCagggtcatctgcaaactcactgagggtgcactcaatttcCTTGTCCAAATCATtggtaaagatattaaagagaaatggtcccagtactgagctCTGGAGAACACCACTTGGGACTGGCTGCCAAGTGGATTTGACTctaccaccactctttgggcccagccatccagccagtttttaagcCAGCAAAGGGCCcactcatccaagccatgagcagccagtttctccagaggatattcacagagagagttcttagccattggaatgggggaggtggtggagtcactgtccctggaggtgttcaagaggggactggatatggcacttggagccatggtttagttgtcatgaggtcttggttggacttgatgatctttgatgtcttttccaacctgttgattctgtgattctatgatctcccaCCTCCCAGATCCAACCCTGACAACAGGCCAAACACCTCCCTAGCATAGCCACAAGAGAAACCCATGCAGGTTCAGAATTGTTGGCATGAGCATGAAATGTGTGAGGAGGGCACACAAAGCTGGGGGTTTAtcttttgcttctgtttctgtGGCCCAGTCTACTCTGTCCACATGTTCTGTCTTGGACAGAGACTAGATCTGAGCACAGGTAACCACCCACCCAGTGAGGCAGCaggcaaatagaatagaataaaccaggttggaagagaccttcaagatcatcgcgtccaacccatcaaccaatccaacaccacctaaacaactaacccatggcaccaagcacctcatcaagtctcctcctgaacacctccaatgatggtgactccaccacctccccaggcagcccattccaatgggcaatcactctctctgtatagaacttgttcctaacatccaacctaaacctcccctggtgcagccaatgctcttccctgtgaggagagcttCCCATTCACCCATCACAATGGCTCTTCTTAACAAGAGCGAGCATGGCTCATTAGCACAGAGCTGTATTTTCAGTAAGGTTAATACTCCAGTAAAGTATAATTACAATCTAATAATTTAACACTCAGGAGCACTGCAGAACAGCTGTAAGGGACTTTGATTATTACAGTTTACAAATGGACCAGAAAAGCTATTTGCCATGGTTACAAAGTTGTTTGGTACTGGGGCGCTTGGCACACGGGAGGAGCACTGCACGCTGCAGAATTAAATTTCATTTTACAGCTCTACCAACCAACTGTGTGAAAACTGCAATCTGTCCCTGTGGCTCGGGAAGGATTCTTCCCATAACATTAAGGAACAAAAACATACCCCAACCACGGTGAAATTTTGCAACTGCAGCATTAATAGGACCCTGCTGAAGCCTAAATCCAGAAACTCGCAGCCTCTAAGGCATCCAGCAGCAGATTTTTGTTTCTGTACCATTCTTTTTAATAACAGCATCTAATTAAAACATCTGTAAAGTGGTGACAGTTTTATGTAAAGCttggaaaagcaaagcacaggctctgtgctggtggGGGGAAAGATACCAGCCGTAGTTATTATTAAACAATGGTGGTATTTTAATTTAGAAGTAACTTCTACATTTGCATAATCTCTACCTTTaaactgaagcagagcagagccacactgAGTGAAATCAGTGCAGGCTGACTAAGGTTCTGCTAAGTCCTCAAGGTTTGTTTGCTTGAGTATTTGCAGTGGGTGTTCTCAGTTTAGCTTATTCAGCACAGGAACGTGGCTCTTCCCAGGCAGGGCCTTTCACCAGTTATGccctgaaaaatgaaaataaataggaTTCTCTACCGtgctgcctttcagcagctgagctggttgCAGCCTTTCTGTCTCGCCTGCTGGGTATCCACagtccttctgcccttcctTGGCTAGGCTTCTGACACAGTGATGCATGCATTGATCCTGCGACCTTAGTTTTTGAAGCAGGGATAAAGGAAATGCTGTTACACAGATGCCTTTTGAAACAAGGTGCTCCTTTTCTCAGAGCAGATGCTGTAGGATATGTTCCACTGCCTCTGGGAAATTCTCACAGGTTAAGTAAGGAGATGGATTGATTTTGTCTTCATCTGCCGGTCGATATTTACCTGTAACACATTAACAAACTGATGTAGTTACCAAGCTACTTTCAGTATCCCTTTCCCCTCCATGAAACTTACAGCTTCCTCAGAGCAGTAACAAACAGATGCAGAAGAAGAAATGCCCATCTGAGGTTGTCTCCAACCAACATCTCACAAGTCCTCTCTAAACAAACACTGAGTCTTACTGAAGGTTCCTTcaggggcagctctggctcATGAGTTACTCCTGCACTGGTTTCACGCTGCTGCACTGGCACTGCTCTTCCACTGCCTACTGCCTGTAGGTTCTTGAAATACCTGGGCTGTTGGCTTCCCTTGTGGATTTTAAGAGGAAAAGCAGGACTGCTTGCTTTCATTTTCAATATAATGTACTgtgtggcaggagcagctcccactTCAGACAGACCTTACCCAGCCTACAGCACTGTCAATGACACTGATAACACCTGCCAGTCCCTTGTGGTTCCACCTTTGTCTGAAGCAAAATGGCTTTGTACTTGCCAGTGTAATCATAAGGAATGCCACTGGAGCTCTGGAACGGTCAGAGGTTACATTGCTACAACTGCTTTTGGCCATCTAAGATGCCACAGTAACAGTTAGTGCTTGAGACTTTAGCCTTCAGAGCAAAAATTTCGCACCTATGAGGTCAGCTGCCCCATAATAGACCCTGCTGTAGAACTGTTGAAGCATTAAATACTGTGATCTCTCCTGACTCAATCACCTGCTTGACAGGCTGCCCCACTGCAGCTGAGAAAACCTGTTTgctgaattcacagaatcacagaatgtgggggttggaagagatctctggagatcatctagtccaaccccactgctagagcagggtcacccagaacaggctgcccaggaccatgtccaggcaggttctgaaagtctcctgaggagactccacagcctctctggacagcctgttccagccctctgtcaCACCTAAAgaatgtttttcctcatgttcagatggaacttcttcaGCTCCAGTCTGTGCCTATTGCCCTTTGCCCTATTACTGGCACCACTGCAACGgggcctggccccatcctcctgacacctgcCCTTTAGATCTTGATcaacattgataagatcccctctcagtcttctcccacTTGAAGAGCCCcaaggtgtctcagcctttcctcatcagagacaTGCTCCAGTCTCCTCATCATCATTGTAGCTCTccactgtctctcttgaactgcagagcccagaactgaacacaattcACCCCAAAATGCAGAAGGTGATGTACCTGGTGTAACAAACCACAGGAATGGCACCAAGGTTAaacacagggcacagcatggACCTTTACTGTGGGCAGAGAGTGTGCCAGGACACGGGGCCTGATCCCTGAATGCCCAGCTGCCTTCCAGAATGATGGCTCCAGCAAGTACTTACCAGTCCTTACCAAAATCCCACGCATGCCTGCGTTCTGGGCACCGCCAACATCATCTCGGCAGTCCTGGGGCAGAACAGGAGATCAGAGGGCTGTTAGTGGCCACAGATCACATTTGCTCAGTTTCATGACACACAGAACATTAAGATGCTcaagtgtgtccaaagaaggggaaggaagctggtgaaggctccagagcacaagtcctgtgaggagtggctgagggaagtgggattagttaccctggagaaaaggaggccgaGAGGAAACCTTACTGCTCTCTTACaactctcttctcccaaggaaccagcaataggacaagaggaagtggcctcaagttatgTCAGGGGAGGCTGGACATTCAGAAAAATATCTTCCTGGTAATGGCTGTCAAGCcctgaaccaggctgcccagggaagtggtggagtcaccatccctggaggctgttaaaagacatgtagatgtggcacttggtgacacgGTTTGATGgtggcttggcagtgctgggctaacagctggacttgattttaaaagtctcttcctacctaaacatttctgggattctatgattctctgctttGCATATCACCAACCAGCCACTTAAGAAGCAGCTACACTAAGTCAAATCTTCTAGCTACAGACTGGACAAACTGTCACAGGAATGATTCACTACATGATTCCTGCCTGAtcaaacagcagctgaagtCAGAGAAGCAACCTCATGGACTGCAGCAAACCCTGAAAGCTTTGAGTGTTCAATGTTCAGTTCTCATTTAATCCCAGTGCTTGTAGGAAGATCAGTTCCTGAGAGGCACCACAAGCAGTGGAAGTGAGCACTAGGTTCACAGGCAGGTGTCAGGGGGTGAGGTCCCCACATACATCACCAATCATGATGGCTTCCTCTGGGGCACAGCCAATCCCCCGCAGAGCTTCCAGGAAGAAGGTTTTCTCTGGCTTCCCCACCACTGTTGCTTTGGTGTCTGTTGCATATTCCAGCCCAGTTACAAAAGGCCCAGGTCCCAGAGCCATGCCATCTTTTTTCTTGAAGTATCTGGCTTTATGTATAGCTATAAGAGGAGCACCATTCAAAATCAACCTGAAGAATGGATGAAGAAGAAAGCACAACAATTACTGTAATAGAAATGGTATTTTACAGCTGAAGGCCTCACCTGGCTGTTATTTAATTTGCTGACACTGACTTTCATGAAGCCTCAAATCATAATGCAAGCTAGCATCCATCTGGAGAGTTAAAAATAAActtccttcctttattttcccCAGAAACAGCTAAAACCCACAACCCTCAAACACAGAATTTATGTTGAGCATTGTAAGAGGTAACTACTTTTAAATCCTGTCTATGACTCTCATGCAATTAGGTCCATTACTCTAAGCAGCCTCACTTTTCACTGAGGCAAACATCCTAACAGTAGAACCTCCATGATGCATTTCAGAATGCATTCTCcacaggcagtggctgcagggatCGGTTTGATGGCCACAGCCTTCATCTCCTCACCTGGACTAAGAACCCTGTGATGCTTTCTGGATGCTGCTGTCAGGAAGTTCACAGCCCAGCAACTCTTGGGGCTGTTGGTATCACCTGTCACAGCATTGTGTTTCCAGCAGAGAGGGGTGCTCAAGAGGGTCCCAAGTAGGAAGTGCATCACTTTACCTTCACTTTGTATTTTAACAGTGGACGGATTACAGTAagaatttgcattttaaaagcagagatTAGATGCATTTGTGTCCCATGGAACCCTTCAGTTACTAGCACTACTACTGAGACTTTTAGAAACAAAGCTGAATTTGGGCTCCTTGCTAGTGGGCATCAGAAATTTCAAGTGGAAGATAGTTCAAAGCAGACTCCTAATACTTCTGAGCAGAGTGAGAAGGTCATAATACACCATACAGcagtgtttagaatagaatagaatagaagagaatagaataggaccagaccaggttggaagagaccttcaagatcatcgtgtccaacccctcaaccaatccaacccacctaaacaactaacccatggcaccaagcaccccatcaaggctcctcctgaacacctccaatgatgatgactccaccacctccccgggtgaggaggaggagtcttggctgagcacagcaccaggGGGCTTCAAGAAGTGAGTGCAGTGATGGtccagacagggaactgctccctgcccacagctgagATTCTTCCACCTTTCACAGGCCTGTTTCTGCCCTGATACACCAGCATGCACCCTCCTTGAGGTTCCATCTCTACCTGCCAACTGACCTAACTGCTCTTGTCTCTTCCCTTGTAAAACCTTTGTGGCAGGGAGCACGTCAGATTAGCACCCGTGGTGCCTGAAGAGTGGACCAGTGACAGCAAAGTAATAACTGGGAGTATAAAAGGGCTTCTTTACACAGAATCTGGACCTCATCTTTGATGCTTCCACTCCTGGTAGTTCTCCCTTacagcagagacagcagctaCGTGTCCTGCACCAACAGGACACGTGCTAGAGGAGTCCTCCAGGTAGAATAgactagagtagactagactagactagaccaggttggaagagacctttgagattaagtccaacctatcacccaacgccatctaatcaactaaaccatggcaccaagtgcctcatccaggctcttcctaaacacctctagggatggtgactccaccacctccctgggcagcacattccaatggcaaacgactctctcagtgaagaactgaactgaactggttttctgggagaagagaccaacccccacctggccacaacctcccttcagggagttgtagacagcaagaaggtctcccctgagcctcctcttctccaggctaagcaaccccagctccctcagcctctcctcacagggctgtgctccaaacccctccccagctttgttgcccttctctggacaccttccagcagctcaacatctttcctaaactgaggggcccagaactggacacaggactcaagaggtgttcaagaggggattggatgtggcactcggtgccatggtctagtcatgaggtccatggtgacaggttggacttgatgatctttgaggtctcttccaaccttggtgattctgtgaagatggacactgtgcaggctctgctggggtgcagggtAAGGGGTGCCCTTGGATAACCTTTCTTTGCACATTTCACAAGAGACAAAAGTCACATTACAGGGAATGAATTCAGCAACAGGCTcatgttccagtctttgaagATAAAAGGTTTTTCCAAGCTAAAATCAAGAGCACTGTGCTGAgctagaaagagaaaaagatgcATGGCTATGCACCTTTTCACACACTACTGCATCCTCACTCAGGCACAGCCACTGAAAAAAATTACCACATTTGTCCTTTAATCAACAtgcaggatcagaggatgttaggggctggaagggacctctggagatctttgagtccagcccctctgccagaggaCCATACAACCATATAATCTgccacaggaatgcagccagacaggtattgaaagtctccagagaaaagagactccactacctctctggggagcctgttccagtgctgtgtgtctcttacagtgaagaagttcctcctcatgctgaggtggaaattcctgtgctgtagtttatatccattgccccttgtcctatcacagggcacaactgagaagaggctgtccctgtcccttccttcctgacacccagccctcatatatttactaacatttattagatcccctctcagtcttctcctctccagactaaacagccccaggtctctcagcctttcctccaatcccttaatcatccttgcagccctccattggactctgtcAAGTAGATGcttgtccctcttgaaatagggagcccagaactggacacaatattccaggggaggtctcactTGGGCAGCATGAAGGggtaggagaacctcccttgatctgctggacacactcttcttaatgcacacAAGAcaaatacctttaaaaataaGAGAGACCAGATCAGATCCAAAGTTCATCTAGCCCAGCACACTAAGCTGGCCACTCCTCAACACAAGATGCTTCAGAAGAAACTGCCAGAAATCCTGCACTAGTTAAATGAGGAATATTCTGCCCTAAATACTGCATCAACTTCCCTGTAATATTTGAGCTCCAAGGGTGGAGGTTTGAATGCAGAAACCATCTCCCAGATACTTACCAACACCCCTGGTTATCTCCTCTGGAAACACTGCCAACTTTTTCACCTCAGTGGCAGCCATGACTGTATTTCTACAGTTTATCTGCAGACTGAAACCTCTAATAAGCAGGGCTGGATATTgattccccttccttcttcccatgTGGGAAGGGTTTCCTTGTACATGCAGAGGTACAGAACCCAGCACGAGACAGCTGCCACTCACAAAACCATGAGGAGAGGCCGGCTTACCGAAATGCTCTGTTCATCATCTCATAGTGAAAGTGCTCAGGAGCCAGTCCTACCACCACTGCATTGGGGTCATCAGTGGCTATACCTGGAAAATCAGAACAGGACTCTTCACTCAGGAGAATTTTGCTCCTACATTGCAGTATGCAGTCAGTGTTTGCAGTTACATCAAAAATGAGCACTTTCTGGCACAGACACACCATGCAGACTGGTTTTATGCCCTTTAGAAGTGAGGAAAACATTCTGCCAACCTTTCCAGTGAACACAACAATGCAGCTGTCAAACAGTCactctcccagtgcctccactgaaatgcagcaggctgctcaaatcACTTTTTAAACTGCATTACTCCCTGTTATCTAAGA is a genomic window of Dryobates pubescens isolate bDryPub1 chromosome Z, bDryPub1.pri, whole genome shotgun sequence containing:
- the HDHD2 gene encoding haloacid dehalogenase-like hydrolase domain-containing protein 2, coding for MAARRVLKAVLVDLNGTLHVEDSAVPGAQEALKRLRGAPVTIRFVTNTTKECKRDLLERLTKLGFDIAENEIFTSLTAARNLLEQKQVRPLLLVDDKALSDFTGIATDDPNAVVVGLAPEHFHYEMMNRAFRLILNGAPLIAIHKARYFKKKDGMALGPGPFVTGLEYATDTKATVVGKPEKTFFLEALRGIGCAPEEAIMIGDDCRDDVGGAQNAGMRGILVRTGKYRPADEDKINPSPYLTCENFPEAVEHILQHLL